A single Anopheles funestus chromosome 2RL, idAnoFuneDA-416_04, whole genome shotgun sequence DNA region contains:
- the LOC125760967 gene encoding cytochrome P450 18a1, whose translation MFIDSYIVGLMRKEFFDPLNARKTLLVFCCALSCVLFVQYLFRLLSQIKKLPPGPWGVPIFGYLTFIGHEKHTQYMKLAKKYGALFSAKLGAQLTVVISDYKIIREAFKTEEFTGRPHSPLLKTLGGFGIINSEGPLWKDQRRFLHEKLRNFGMTVLGNKKHLMENRIMTEVTELLVTLSSVENKSTDLSRYLSVSVSNVICNIIMSVRFSIDDPKFKRFNWLIEEGMRLFGEIHTIDYIPQIQYLPGNINAKNKIAKNREEMFDFYREIIEEHKRTFDNNNIRDIVDAYLAEIEKAQAEGRDGELFEGKDHEIQMMQVIADLFSAGMETIKTTLLWLNVFMLRHPDAMQRVQDELDQVVGRNRLPKIEDVPYLPITETTILEVMRISSIVPLATTHSPKSDVVINGYTIPAGSYVVPLINSVHMDPNLWDKPEQFNPSRFLDAEGKVHKPDYFIPFGVGRRRCLGDVLARMELFLFFSSIMHTFTIELPEDEPMPGLKGIIGVTISPQAFRVNLIQRPLETNMCTMRMC comes from the exons ATGTTCATCGATTCGTATATCGTTGGGTTGATGCGTAAAGAGTTCTTCGATCCATTAAACGCTCGAAAAACGTTGCTGGTATTTTGCTGTGCGTTGTCCTGTGTTTTATTCGTGCAATATTTGTTTCGCTTACTTAGCCAGATTAAGAAACTGCCACCGGGACCGTGGGGTGTACCAATTTTTGGTTACTTGACTTTTATCGGTCATGAAAAACACACCCAGTATATGAAACTGGCCAAAAAATATGGCGCACTATTTAGTGCTAAGCTTGGCGCCCAGCTAACGGTAGTAATTAGCGACTACAAAATCATTCGCGAGGCATTTAAAACCGAGGAATTTACTGGCCGTCCCCATTCACCATTGCTTAAAACGTTAGGAGGATTCG GCATCATCAATAGCGAGGGACCATTGTGGAAAGATCAGCGCCGTTTCTTGCACGAAAAACTTCGTAACTTCGGTATGACGGTACTCGGAAATAAGAAGCACCTAATGGAAAATCGAATAATG ACCGAAGTAACAGAGCTGTTAGTTACGTTGAGCTCCGTCGAGAACAAGTCCACCGATCTCAGTCGGTATCTATCCGTGTCGGTAAGCAATGTGATCTGCAACATAATAATGTCAGTCCGCTTTTCGATAGACGACCCAAAGTTTAAGCGTTTCAACTGGTTGATAGAGGAAGGAATGAGACTATTTGGTGAAATACACACGATTGATTATATTCCTCAAATACAATATTTACCCGGCAATATCAACGCGAAGAATAAAATAGCGAAAAATCGTGAGGAAATGTTTGATTTCTATCGTGAAATTATCGAAGAGCATAAGCGTACGTTTGACAACAATAACATTCGGGACATTGTGGACGCTTATCTTGCCGAGATCGAAAAAGCACAAGCAGAAGGTCGAGACGGAGAACTGTTTGAGGGTAAAGATCATG AGATTCAGATGATGCAGGTGATTGCCGATTTGTTTTCTGCCGGTATGGAAACGATTAAGACAACGCTGCTGTGGTTGAATGTGTTCATGCTCCGTCATCCTGATGCAATGCAGCGTGTACAGGATGAGTTAGATCAGGTGGTTGGACGCAATCGACTTCCTAAAATCGAGGACGTTCCTTATTTGCCGATCACAGAAACAACAATTCTTGAGGTTATGAGAATATCAAGCATTGTGCCATTAGCTACTACACATTCTCCAAAGAG TGATGTTGTTATAAATGGTTACACAATACCTGCCGGGTCTTACGTTGTGCCACTGATTAACAGTGTTCATATGGATCCAAACTTATGGGACAAACCAGAGCAGTTTAACCCTAGCAGATTCTTAGACGCTGAGGGAAAGGTCCATAAACCGGACTACTTCATTCCGTTTGGAGTCGGGAGACGTCGCTGTCTGGGGGATGTGTTGGCACGCATGGaactgtttctgtttttttcttcaattatgcACACTTTTACAATCGAGCTGCCGGAAGATGAACCAATGCCTGGATTAAAAGGTATTATCGGAGTCACCATCAGTCCACAGGCGTTTCGGGTTAATCTTATACAACGTCCATTGGAGACAAATATGTGCACGATGAGAATGTGTTGA